A stretch of DNA from Clostridiales bacterium:
AACTCATAAACGATATCAGCTGCTATAAGTGGTTTAAGGTGGTGATAAACCTGTCCGGTTGAGTTAAAGTGACATTGTTCCACAAGAGAAGCTACCGTCATAGGTTTTTTTAACAGAGCAAGAAGGATGTTCAAACGATCATTGTTTCCGATGCATTGCAGTACCAATGAAGCTGATTTGTTTTCAATTAACGATAGCAAGTCATCTATGCTTACTTCATTACGGATCCAATTTGATTGTCTTCCGCCTGATGTGAATATACCGAGATAAGTGATTGCTCCCGTTATATCCTTTTCATCCGTTAATTTACAGAGACGTTCC
This window harbors:
- a CDS encoding ArsR family transcriptional regulator, whose protein sequence is MGKNYDIEIEELKKQVNDLRQLFMEFAKNQQNGNDKATGKLKKVYPMQNMHPDPRISQLMERLCKLTDEKDITGAITYLGIFTSGGRQSNWIRNEVSIDDLLSLIENKSASLVLQCIGNNDRLNILLALLKKPMTVASLVEQCHFNSTGQVYHHLKPLIAADIVYELDQAERGVYAVKPHRVQGIIMLLTGIADLLDPQYSEGNWDSDETAD